Proteins encoded by one window of Aphidius gifuensis isolate YNYX2018 linkage group LG2, ASM1490517v1, whole genome shotgun sequence:
- the LOC122850065 gene encoding uncharacterized protein LOC122850065 codes for MRMKRTCFFFSLRTGCIVIAIISILFPLFSVRDMMMYGDKSHRIEVPCSRNKTINYSRGRVRLETDYNDELIHNGNIIFAYYVPLIFSDLIGHFFIFFHLICSGLLLGGTFMTEKSSLLPWLGLGACCTLLHVGSAIKELTKLPSLICPTNSLLISIIQISIIYILEIYIVILVYSYYKQLDEEIICDESDESVIKNQINKTNDDANMIPEVVTCTVLNQMNYICEPIV; via the exons ATGAGAATGAAACgtacctgttttttttttagtctccGTACTGGCTGCATTGTTATtgcaataatatcaata TTATTTCCATTATTCTCAGTAAGAGACATGATGATGTACGGTGATAAATCACATAGAATTGAAGTACCATGTAGTcgtaataaaacaataaattattctcGTGGAAGAGTTCGTTTAGAAACGGATTATAACGATGAATTGATACACAAtggaaatattatatttgcatATTATGTaccattaatattttctgatttaattggacatttttttatattttttcacttgatatGTTCGGGTTTATTGCTTGGTGGAACATTTATG ACTGAAAAATCAAGTCTTCTTCCTTGGCTTGGACTTGGTGCTTGTTGTACACTTTTACATGTTGGATCAGCCATCAAGGAATTGACGAAATTACCATCACTAATATGTCCAACTAATTCTCTGTTAATTTCCATCATccaaatatcaataatttaca tacttgaaatatatattgtgattCTGGTATACAGTTATTACAAACAACTGGATGAGGAAATAATATGTGATGAATCAGATGAAtcagttattaaaaatcaaattaataaaacaaatgatgatGCAAAT atGATTCCTGAAGTTGTAACGTGTACAGTTTTAAATCAGATGAATTACATTTGCGAgccaattgtttaa
- the LOC122850067 gene encoding uncharacterized protein LOC122850067 produces MSHFTRERKCKKKCGKKSKVTNPTSTCAFNKKDNKDYVDVTENAMIDILNDDCLAEIFMYLSACERSKIALVCKKWKKVLKYSWQNIKKLELIHWEYNDQCPAYSYKYPTINEQLRFLRLLLAKCGRYITDLDVTSYGNYNIIPVINESCPSLVKLRLRFEDVQPILLVNAFSRLSKLKELKIIFQHINDSYDISVALIDLLKSVAGTLTELTLSNWNRQDYYKRWRIPETFIHVIPKLKALKSIKTDGILIDTDLSLHLKQFGILDSQWLDNNIKKKILYKNIKKLKLTDYQATDDCLYTIANCMKKLRDLTIICERVTDAGIVAISKMDKLSYLELRGPGHVTDSSVGLLKNLYCLHLPYCNKITDVSVTKILENSPTMRLFYMIGSAVTFKFLERAREVTANRKTYLELGLSYSPGIQKYESRYLQQALFNSSIKMMYWSTNKLLDC; encoded by the exons atgtcTCATTTTACAAGAGAACgtaagtgtaaaaaaaaatgtggaaaAAAATCTAAGGTTACGAATCCAACTTCAACATGTGCTTTTaacaaaaaagataataag GATTATGTTGATGTCACAGAAAATGCGATGATTGATATTCTTAATGATGATTGCCTGgctgaaatattcatgtatcTTTCAGCATGTGAAAGATCAAAAATTGCTTTAG tatgcaaaaaatggaaaaaagtcCTTAAATATTCTTGgcagaatattaaaaaacttgaactaATTCATTGGGAATATAACGATCAGTGTCCAGCTTACTCATACAAATATCCAACAATCAATGAACAATTAAGGTTTTTAAGATTACTGCTTGCTAAATGTGGTCGTTATATAACAGATTTAGATGTGACATCCTATGGTAATTATAACATAATACCAGTTATTAATGAATCTTGTCCAAGCCTTGTAAAACTTCGATTGAGATTCGAGGATGTTCAaccaatattattagttaatgcATTTTCACGTCTATCTAAATTGAAggaattaaaaatcatatttcaACATATTAATGATTCTTATGATATATCTGTTGCTTTAATCGATTTATTGAAAAGCGTTGCTGGTACATTAACTGAACTGACTCTGTCAAATTGGAACAGacaagattattataaaaggtGGAGAATTCCAGAAACATTCATTCAC gtGATTCCTAAACTAAAAGCCTTGAAATCAATTAAAACTGATGGCATACTAATTGATACTGACTTATCCCTGCATCTGAAACAGTTTGGAATATTGGATAGTCAGTGGcttgacaataatattaaaaaaaaaattctgtataaaaatataaaaaaactgaaGTTAACGGATTACCAAGCTACAGATGATTGTTTATATACTATAGCCAATTGCATGAAGAAATTACGAGATCTTACGATTATTTGTGAGCGGGTAACCGATGCTGGGATAGTAGCTATTTCGAAGATGGATAAATTGTCTTATCTTGAACTTCGTGGCCCTGGTCATGTAACTGACTCTTCAGTTggattacttaaaaatttatattgtttacaTTTACCATACtgcaataaaattactgatgTTTCAGTCacaaaaattcttgaaaattcaccgACGATGAGGCTTTTTTACATGATAGGATCAGCTgtgacttttaaatttttggaaaGAGCAAGAGAAGTTACAGCAAATCGTAAAACATATTTGGAGTTAGGTCTTTCATATTCACCTGGTATACAAAAATATGAATCACGATATTTGCAACAAGCtctatttaattcatcaataaaaatgatgtatTGGTCGACAAACAAACTGCTCGATTGCTAA
- the LOC122850066 gene encoding uncharacterized protein LOC122850066 has translation MFIFFYFISSGLLLLSTLQNGRSGFLPWIFLSTIGMIFHIESIISGFLKMLAYCDSSYGSRIFIQLIMIYGFEIYAIIIVYHYYKQLGKEIVNQTNGRVFSCEDNAQNYVNNIPDVVTCPMPNDLPPSYDQVVGNTPQRYPVY, from the exons atgtttatatttttttattttataagttctggtctattattattaagcaCACTACag aatggAAGAAGTGGTTTTTTACCttggatttttttatcaacaattggcATGATTTTTCACATTGAATCAATAATAagtggatttttaaaaatgcttGCATATTGTGATTCATCATATGGATCACGTATTTTCATTCAGCTCATCATGATCTatg gCTTTGAAATTTATGCAATTATAATTgtctatcattattataaacaattgggTAAAGAAATTGTTAATCAAACAAATGGACGTGTATTTAGCTGTGAAGATAATGCCCAAAATTATGTTAAT aatattCCTGATGTTGTTACGTGTCCAATGCCAAATGATTTACCACCTTCATATGATCAAGTTGTTGGAAATACACCACAACGTTATccagtttattaa
- the LOC122850068 gene encoding uncharacterized protein LOC122850068, with protein MISSGFLLRGAILCEKYCLIPWLTLTSFCIVLHVGSSIIEFAVFFSVKCSTPDKFTSLIGLLFICVVEMYFIATIYFFYDKLDDDFLNQQNDNYLTHHSPVTNNHINITPGVYTLSSTITNELPPAYDQIPSNNPPLYADAIAQIIVNKSNQ; from the exons ATGATATCTTCTGGATTTTTGTTACGTGGTGCAATActg tGTGAAAAATATTGTCTCATTCCTTGGCTTACTTTGACatcattttgtattgttttacACGTTGGAAGTTCAATAATTGAATTCgcagtatttttttcagtcaaaTGTTCAACTCCAGATAAATTTACATCACTCattggattattatttatttgtg ttgtGGAGATGTATTTTATAgcgacaatttattttttttacgacaagctagatgatgattttttgaatcaacaaaatgataattatttgactCATCATAGTCCAGTAActaataatcatataaat ATTACACCAGGTGTTTATACACTTTCATCGACAATTACAAATGAATTACCACCTGCATATGATCAAATACCATCAAATAATCCACCACTATATGCAGATGCAATTGCACAAATTATTGTCAACAAATCTAATCAgtaa
- the LOC122850069 gene encoding uncharacterized protein LOC122850069, whose protein sequence is MNTFCCCFSLRSGTILIALISIICSLPFVNVIFQFWNNPELPSPRPARKDVLIKCSSNESVSFEFFVPAVMSIELGNIIVVTYFFCSLLLLHGALMRKQVTCLPWLWLTSLCFFIHFWTAIVVLVQAMFSRSCHLSSELHRLVGVLLIYLFEVHLISTIDSFCEQLGREIRMTDQSDQQNFINNVNPTVQPPNHTIVPPATNPHLQSVPEVVIYPNPHLDLPPAYDEVIRPTAPPPD, encoded by the exons ATGAATACATTTTGCTGTTGTTTTAGTCTTCGATCAGGGACAATTTTAATTGCCCTTATTTCAATa atatgcTCATTGCCCTTTGTGAatgttatatttcaattttggAATAATCCTGAGCTTCCATCACCAAGGCCAGCAAGAAAAGATGTACTAATAAAATGTTCATCAAATGAATCAGTTAGTTTCGAATTTTTTGTTCCTGCTGTTATGTCCATTGAGCTTGGAAATATAATTGTAGTTACatactttttttgttcattgttATTACTTCATGGTGCACTTATG cgTAAACAAGTTACATGTCTTCCTTGGCTGTGGTTGACatcattgtgtttttttatacatttttggACTGCAATTGTTGTCCTGGTGCAAGCAATGTTTTCTCGTTCATGTCATTTGTCATCAGAATTACATCGCCTCGTTGGTGTTTTACTAATTTACc TATTTGAGGTCCATTTAATTTCGACAATTGACAGTTTTTGTGAACAACTTGGTCGAGAAATAAGAATGACAGATCAATCagatcaacaaaattttattaacaatgttAATCCAACCGTACAACCGCCAAATCATACTATTGTACCACCTGCTACTAATCCCCAT ctACAGAGTGTTCCAGAAGTTGTTATTTATCCAAATCCACATTTAGATTTACCACCAGCTTATGACGAGGTCATTAGACCAACAGCACCACCAccagattaa
- the LOC122850064 gene encoding nuclear pore complex protein Nup85 → MGEEDSAQIIGIPDELCMKAGMSATWRSGNKLGVFAHKHMSVNSDDKKSNFHPCDSQVYFLQPEVILFSPILRKLVNESNGVFISIRKIKSLNTGEIRPELVKHSKQYRSILRACVESLQDDIEKINNQEQKLITQNYLTIFYNIECVWHLTEILYVNTIPGDVIVPQFVEWIRFHFPSRGLMAMKILAKKTIGAEETNSNYWESVIGCALHGKLDAVRALLLLHSKADDQAFITADNILRTMPIYNVYGGYSINEFTMRWKHWQLDLSSNLECKTFIVDHNLEKLMMLVSGDESVLWDYASEYTEAWYELLAAKLLYSSPCCKQAELSRHANNIADKWPANRNLDQTILALMESDLHQVIKEIQYMNDNGWFAAHLTDLLYNCEQLNIIDKNQINVTDLLHESLILDYATTLMNNSSLWQCGASYLEYCPNQGMTRLELLLQTIPLDSEAKIKKIIDLAKKNNMNNVVASICKIQGIKCIKKNRLGNALAWALKAQDGPFATYIADKFLNKYAETGELECRDLLENLGASMLTSDRLTFLGKYCEFHQMYEIGEFKEAARLLVSLIISNLTPKYFWSILLTDAIPLLEAEDIILSSDDTFTLMSCAEEHGDDPKFEDKLEIFRYAVARNLARALNFEGCQI, encoded by the exons atgggCGAAGAAGACAGTGCTCAAATAATC GGAATTCCTGATGAACTTTGCATGAAAGCAGGAATGTCTGCAACTTGGAGAAGTGGAAATAAACTTGGAGTATTTGCACACAAACATATGAGTGTTAAttcagatgataaaaaaagtaattttcatCCTTGTGATtcacaagtttattttttacaacctGAGGTCATACTATTTTCTCCAATTTTACGTAAATTAGTTAATGAAAGTAATGGAGTATTTATATcaattcgaaaaataaaatcattaaatactGGTGAAATAAGACCAGAATTAGTTAAACACAGTAAACAATATAGATCAATATTACGTGCATGTGTTGAAAGTTTACaagatgatattgaaaaaataaataatcaagaacaaaaattaataacacaaaattatttaacaattttttataatattgaatgtGTTTGGCATTTAACTGAGATACTTTATGTCAATACAATAccag gTGATGTTATTGTTCCACAATTTGTTGAATGGATTAGATTTCATTTTCCATCACGTGGTTTAATGGCAATGAAAATACTtgctaaaaaaacaattggtgCTGAAGAAACAAATAGTAATTATTGGGAATCAGTTATTGGTTGTGCATTACATGGTAAATTAGATGCAGTAcgtgcattattattattacatagtAAAGCTGATGATCAAGCATTTATAACTGCTGATAATATACTACGAACAATGCcaatttataatgtttatgGTGGTTAttcaattaatgaatttacaatGAGATGGAAACATTGGCAGTtggatttatcatcaaatctCGAGTGTAAAACTTTTATTGTTGAtcataatttagaaaaactcatgatg ctTGTTTCTGGTGATGAGTCAGTACTTTGGGATTATGCATCTGAATATACTGAAGCATGGTATGAATTATTAGcagcaaaattattatattcatcacCGTGTTGTAAACAAGCTGAGCTATCAAGACATGCTAATAATATTGCTGATAAATGGCCAGCAAATCGTAATTTAGATCAAACAATATTAGCACTTATGGAAAGTGATTTACATCAAGTTATCAAAGAAATACAATATATGAATGATAATGGATGGTTTGCTGCTCATTTAActgatttattatataattgtgaacaattaaatatcattgataaaaatcaaataaatgttaCTGATTTATTGCATGAATCATTGATACTTGATTATGCAACAACACTCATGAATAATTCATCACTTTGGCAATGTGGTGCTAGTTATTTAGAATATTGTCCAAATCAAGGTATGACAAGATTAGAATTATTGCTACAAACAATACCACTTGATAGTGaagctaaaattaaaaaaattattgatcttgctaaaaaaaataatatgaataatgttG ttgcaagtatatgtaaaattcaaggaattaaatgtattaaaaaaaatagattggGTAATGCATTGGCATGGGCATTGAAAGCACAAGATGGTCCATTTGCAACATACAttgctgataaatttttaaataaatatgctGAAACTGGAGAATTAGAATGTCGTGATCTTTTAGAAAATCTTGGAGCTTCAATGTTGACTAGTGATAGATTAACATTCCTTG GAAAATATTGTGAGTTTCATCAAATGTATGAAATTGGAGAATTTAAAGAAGCAGCTAGACTTTTAGTTTCACTGATTATCTCAAATCTTACACCAAAATA cTTTTGGTCAATATTATTGACTGATGCAATACCTCTTTTGGAAGCCGaggatattattttatcaagtgaTGATACATTTACACTTATGAGTTGTGCTGAGGAACATGGTGATGATCCAAAATTTGAGgataaacttgaaatatttagaTATGCTGTGGCAAGAAATTTAGCAAGAGCTTTGAATTTTGAAGGTTgccaaatttaa